The DNA window TTATACAACATTTTAAGCTGcggtttctctctgtctctgtctctaaTAATATGCGCTTGGCCTGGATCTAGAATTGCTTATTTCTGGCTGTCTAAACTAGGCCACAGTTATGTGACACCCAGTAACCCTGTGCCTTTTGCCCCAAACGCCTCTGGACTTGTAATATCTCCAAAagcagtgttgtgtttgtgcgtcTCTTGTGGATTTCAACGAGCAGGTGGACAACCTCATAAGATGGTAGCAGGCCAGTATTAGTCTCTGTCCAGATTATGTGAGGGTTAAGCCCTTTACGGACTTAACTGTTTGATAGTTCTTTGCCTCTTAACTGCAGCTGCATATTGGCATTTCTGTGCGACCTCTTTGTGATTCAGTATTTTTTAACTTTgcaaattgttttgttttttgttttttgggtggATAAACTGGATGAAAAGTGACACTTTAACACAGGGATATATGAATCGACCTGcctcactaatggcttcacagttgtgccAAACAGGgcagattttctgtttattaCGGAATCGGAttagtgctttttttgttgaatgcttaaataacacatttagaATAAACTGACTgtgataaaatatcacaattttaagctcagagTTCGTTAGGTTTCCTAAACTAATGGCAAGTCTCAGATGAGTAGTTTGACTGTCAGAAAGCTCAAAATTACAATGGTACCTCTGAAGGAGTGATATATATTGGGAACAAGTAAACAGTCAGTTCTTGAGgttgatgtgttagaagcaAGAAAAATGGGCAGACTTTGACAATAATTAAGTTGTGATGGCAACATGattgggtcagagcatctccataCCAGCAGGTCTTGTGGGCTGCTGCAGCATACAGTGGTTAGTAGCTACAAAAAATGGTTCAAGGAAGGACAACCGGTTAACTGGCAGCAACGTCATGGATGCCCAAAGCTTACTGGCCTACATGGGGAGTGAAGGCTGGCCTGTGTGGTCAAACTTTGCTGTGATATAATGGGCATATAAGCATCAGGACTGGAGGCCACACAAGGTGGACCGACACAATTCTTTTAATGTTGCGGCTGTTACTGTAAATGTATATGCTGGGAAATTTAGATCCTTACTGCTCTGTTTGTAAGACAGTCCCATCTCTACCCATCCCTCCACCAACACTTGCCCTCTCCCTTCATTTCCTTATcactctgtttttctgtcttgcaGGGTTTCTTTCGGAGAAGCATCCAGAAGAACATGGTGTACACTTGTCACCGGGAAAAGAACTGCATCATCAACAAAGTCACCCGCAATCGCTGCCAGTATTGTCGGTTGCAGAAGTGCCTGGAAGTGGGAATGTCAAAGGAGTGTGAGTACAAAATTCATGCTACCCAAAATACTCCCACAGGGCTTTTAAGGCCAAACACAGATCTCATCATAGTTCTTTAATCCCAGAGGGGTTAGTGGGATTGTTACCACTGCAGGGAGTCTTAAGTCGCAGCATTTGCTGACATTTATTCCACTACTAGCATAAGTGTAAGTGTTCACTAGTGAAGTACACACAGATCAGCTCTGGCTGTGATTCAGGGGTGAACGTGGACACTAAAACCTTCATTAATTTATGACTACACTCATTATTTCCCAAAGCAGTCTGAGAAGTTATGTCATCATTGTCTGTAGGGTaggaacatttttgttgttgtaatcacatgtttgtgttttgcaaagcaaaatataaatgttttagttgtttttttatttagctttgagatttttgaaagaaacatcaACCATATACACGAGACAAAGGGCAGCCATGATGCAGACTGGCAGTAACAGTCAGGGTGTCGCCAGGCTTGGCAGGCCTCCGTGATGAATATGTTCTCACCTGCCGAGAGTGAAAGAGCAGGCGTCTGCTCCCATCATTGCACCCCGGGGGCTGTGTGAACatacacactcatacacacaggCAGTCAGACTTGATAAAGTAATTGGTAGAGGTGTGACCGCAGAGAACTCAGAGGCCAGCAGGGTTTTTACCTCAACACATTCACATGATGCACACTGTTACCCACACAGACACATCCACCCACTCGCTACCATTTTACACACGCTCATTCCAATCAGTGCAATCAGTAAATGCTCTGTAATAAAACATGTATCAGTATTCAGACAGAAAGTACTgcacctctcctcctctccctgaCCTACACCTgtttaaacacacatgcatacagcCTGCACTGCTCCGTCTCTGTGCCTCCTGTCTTCCCAGCGCTATTTACCTCATCTTTGTGGTACAGCGAGTGCAGGGAGCGCTCCCCACGCCACAGCACTGTGGCTTACAGTAAAAGAAGTTATCCTCTGAGCTCCTTAGCTTTGAATGGGGCCATTAATCATGGTTAGAAGGATCACAGCAGCCAGTTATTTTACACACACGTGCGCAGTGAGGCACACAACAGGGCAATAGACTGGAGTTGGAGAGCCATCTAGTGGTGAATAAGTTGTACCGCAAAAGAGGAAACCAGgtgagaggattttttttgaatggATTCAAGGTTGAAAATTTGATCATAGATTTATAGATTTTCTCCCCCCTTTGTTGTGCTTTGTCtggtttaatgttttttttttttcaaattgtgGGCATTTTGTGCAGAGTGTGCAGATTGCTTTGTCTTGTGGTCACAACAGTGACTTTGGCCAGTGAAACTGGTCTGGGCTGGTGAGGAAGGAGAAGCTGGCCATCTGGGGGCCAGCAGGGACTCTGAGTGCTTGTGACACACACCCGAGAATGCACACGCTCATCAAAATGCTTGCTTGCGCATAATTTCATGCGCACACAGAAATTATGCACATATGAAGTGACAAACACAAAttggtatgaaaaaaaaacGCTTTAACAGAAATACGCCATGACAGCTCCACTTAGAACACCATACACTGTCTGTCGCGCACACATACAGAAGGTGGACCCCCTGCTAGCGCCAGGGGACGTCTGGGTGACCTTGTGTCTGCTGGCAGACAGCTCCAGACGACAGTGCCAGGCCTGCTGCCAGGTGGCAATGCCAAGCAAGACGGCATCAGAAGGAGGGGAAGGGTTTTGGGAGCAAGTGCAGGGTTACAAGGGAACACGCCTGGAAGCTACTGCCAGTTAACTGTCAGCCCGACAATGTGTGGTTAAAGCAGAGCACTATGTATGGCCAAAATGATGGGTAACGTTTgagaaaaaagtctaaaataacTCTAAAATGAAGTTCAAGATTGTGGCAACCTGAAAATCCCCAAAATATTCCCAATCTTTTTTTACGTagctaaaaatttaaaaacacagcgccctccataattattggcacccctggttaaggtgtgttgaaagccttaaaataaatttaatttttattgcagaagcatactctcacactgaaaatcgTAGAAAagtgtattataggagaagattaggtgctgttttgttggcaaaaaggggttgtacaaagtattaatatcaggggtgctaataattgtagcacacatgatttgatgtcatagaattatttcttaatgtgcgatattttttttccccgctgaataaatgcacttgaattaaaggttggattttcctctttttttttgttatggtcctatattatttagaaaaaaaatgaatttattaaaaGCTAAAGAatacatcttaaccaggggtgccaataattatggagggcgctgtatatgACTAAATATTGGTTCATATATGTGCATGTGGACCTTAGCCTAGTATAGCTGCTCCCAACCCACAGCTGGAACCTTTCCTAGGCGTCACTAGTTgagaaaaaactgacatttcttttgtgtttgcttcttaCTTGTTAATTATCATGTAGCTTCACATCTTCAGGacactaaaaaattcaaattaaatctCTATGAATCTTGATATACTAATAACTTATAGAAATATGTACATTCTCATCAGATAGGGAAAAGGACAAGCAGTAGTTACAGTATGCAAATATAAGGCTATATTTATATTACATTTCAGCAATAACAAATGCATTCCCACAGCTTAATCTTGTTCTTTTTACCCATTCTGTGTGACTGTATGCACATCCTCCATGCTGTGTTTATGTTAAGACTTCAGAGCAACCGCCCTCCCTCAGAAACCACTCCTCCctacttttttttgtctaactcACAAAGTTATCGCCCACATTTTCCTCGAGGAAGGTGTTATTCAGCGAtagaaaaagtaataaaagtaaaataagatgAAGCACAGAATGATGGAGAACGGTGCAAAGGGAGGATAACATCAGCCAGAGAGGCAGGATAGCAGAGAAAGATGAAGGCCGTGAGAGGCAAGAGTATTGAACCCAGTATGAGCGAGAATGAAAATCTAGACTTGAGAGAGCAAAATggggggaaggagggagggatgagAGAGGctggaggacagagagagggggaaagTTTCATCACTGTCGACGGTGGCTCTGCGCTGCGAGCAGCAGGAGCAGGGGGAACATTGACATTTTTATCTTTCCATTGAATTTAATCTGTGTGATGGACGAGCTGCCAGCGCTTTAATTTTCCTCACACGAATTATCCCTGTCTGCCCACCTCTCTCTGTCTtgtacacagacacaaacacgcacaaatGCATACACACCGTGGCACAGAAATCGTCCATTAAGTGCACGGTGCGTCTGAAATCCACTATGAGAGCGAATGATTGAGTGATggctgtgcgtgtgtgtgtttgtgccgtCACAGTATTCTGTACACGTTACACACCGGCTCTTGTAAATCATTTTTATGCTACGAGCTCGTAACTGCAAACAATCCAGGATGCAAGTTCGCCCATTAGCATTCATATTCTCATAATGCATTTTGAAAGATGCATCGCTGGAAGTTGACGTCCACAGTCATCAAAATGCACATTtgtgtccacacacacacacagacacacaccaaaaaaaaaaaaaatcaaggcaGTATTTCTTTCATTTGCGCTCCCCCCCACAGGCCTCCCCCCCCTCCCAAGTTATTGCATGTGGCAATTCGCCATGACAGATCGCCAGTCGTGCCTAATAGTTCTTTAATGACTTCATTAAATTGTGTTGTGTGGCTTATGATTGCGCTGCCAATTTGTCAGAGCGGGTAATGTCTGGGCACTTGGGATGCCCCACTTTTATTTGTGAATTAATTGGACATTGACTGTGTTGCAGCCCTCCGCCCCTCCCGTCATGGCAGACGGGACACAGATTCCCAATCAGCCCCACAAGCAGAGCTGGCCCAAATATGTTCAGCGGCTTACTGCAATTTTACGCAACCGGCCTCCAAAGCTTAGCATTGTCACTAGGGCGTTCCCTCACTGACTAAGTCTTAATTAGCTCATTAAAGTAAATGAAAgtgtatgtttttcttgttttcattgttgttgcTCAGTAAACTGTTTCATTATAATATAGTGTATAATACAAGGTTTAAAATCACCATTGGTCACCCTTTACTGCCCTGTTTTCTCCTCCATATCTATACAGTTTGGTAGCTGCACTAGCCTGATAAAATGAGAACCAATAAACAGTGGAAAATAATGCATTACCAGGCTCACAGCAGGGTCTTCTTCATTTCGTGCTTAGCAATAACATAATGCAGGATCAGACTTCCAGCCCCGGCCTTCCTCTTTCCCTTCATGTTCTCCCAGGCAGGGAGGCCTGTCTGTGGGCTGATGAATGAGCAGCAACACTGAGTAGTGCTTCCCCCCTTGGCCTCGGTCCAGGCCCCTCTGTCAAAGACACTGATCTCCCATCAGCCCCAGCGCTCTTGCCCTTAATGGTCAAGGTTATGATTAAGACAAGGAAAATCTGATCTTAGGTCACTGGCTGCGGGAAATGCAGGTAGCTCCAGGGGAGGCAGAGATTGGAGAGCTGATAGAGATGAGTTTAGGAAAGGTGGATGATTTAAAGCCGAGGAAAACGATTTTGGAATGGAGAGACTATTGAGAGAAACTGAGAGGAAAGCGAGAGTGTGTTGTAtaagcaggagagggagagagatgtgAGAGAAAGCTGGAAGGTTTTTTCCAGCGTGGCTCCACAGCCAAGCCCTTTTAAAACCATTAGAGGCAGGATATTTGTCATATTATGTTATTAGATTAGCTGGGACCCCTAATGAAAGCTGTGGCAATTTGTCAGCCTTATGGATAGCGCCATCCCCCACTACTATTTATCAACTAGCACCCCATCTCACCCAATCCACCCCCAGCCTcaacacacacgtacacacacagacacacgcaaaGACATACACAGCGTAGACATTGCGAAGCTGCACCCCAGTGTGGATGGGCTTGGAGAAATGGATCGAGCTAGTAATGGGATTCCAATGCTAAACACCCCGCctagtgttttttgtcatttggggtGAGCACACTACTCCCAGCCAGATCGCCCAGAGGGAAACGGCAGTGGattatttcaagttttttttttctttctccattaCCATAGCCCTTCCTGGATGGAGCTGTCTCACTACATTTATCTTCTAATATCGGATAGGAGAAGATGCggttgctgctgcagtttgctgcAGACAGAGCATCCTTTCCTACTGATGACTTTGCCTTTGATCTTGATCTCAGTTTACCTTGAGGTGGTGTCACGAGGTGCGAATGTGCTACACAAAGCATCCTGGTTGTGTTGTTATGTGCCTGCTTGCAATCTGTAGAGGTGTAATGTGCCGCACACAAACAGCAAGTTGAAATGCATCAAAATATCGGGGTGAATGCAATAATTTCACTGACTGCTGAAATGCAATGTgagctgctctattttagatCGAAATTTCTGTCGCACACACTAatcggtgtgtttctgtgctccGTGTAGCTGTGAGGAACGACCggaacaagaagaaaaaggatGAGAAGAAGCAAGAATGCACAGAGAGCTACGTGCTGAGTCCTGACACAGAACAGATGATCGACAGGGTTCGCAAGGCACACCAGGATACTTTCCCCTCTCTCTGCCAGCTGGGCAAATACACTACGGTCAGTGGCATGAAACTGACCATCTGTTTGTCTATGTGCTCAttcactttttttatttacatctaAGTTGTTTTTGTCCGAATTTCTAACTAAATTGATGTGCAAACTCCTCTGCTTTTTACAGACCAACAGCTCGGAACGACGTGTATCCTTGGACGTAGATCTGTGGGACAAGTTCAGCGAACTTTCAACCAAGTGCATCATAAAGACAGTGGAGTTTGCTAAGCAGCTGCCTGGCTTCACGACGCTTACCATCGCCGACCAGATCACTCTGCTCAAAGCCGCATGTCTGGATATCCTGGTACGAACTGCTTTTCTTCACCAAACATTACctaattcttaaaaaaaatgaagtggggGGTGTGGCTTAAATGTTCAACACTCAGCCTGTTCTGTCTCTGCTGTTCACAGATACTGCGGATCTGTACACGCTACACACCAGAGCAAGACACCATGACTTTCTCAGATGGACTCACGCTAAACCGAACCCAGATGCACAACGCCGGCTTCGGTCCCCTCACTGACCTGGTTTTTGCCTTCGCCAACCAGCTCCTTCCTCTGGAGATGGACGATGCAGAGACGGGGCTGCTCAGCGCCATCTGTTTGCTGTGTGGAGGTATAACAAGACCCTTTAAAACCGACTTCACACTAAGTAAAAGTTCCTTCAAAGCCTTTAAAAccgtttttacagtttgtttaagCTTTTTAACCCCCATTTCTGACCTAGAAACAAAGACCAACTGTAGCAGCAGTAGGGTACTAATGCTGTGCTCCTTCACTGAGCACTGTGTTGTGGCTGACTGCGATTGCGACAGTTGGAGAGtattgacacttttttttttctgtactcGGTGGGTTTTTCCACAGATCGACAGGACTTGGAAGAGGCGGACAAAGTAGATATCCTGCAGGAGCCCCTTCTGGAGGCACTGAAGATTTATGTAAGGAAGAGGAGGCCCCACAAACCGCATATGTTCCCCAAGATGCTCATGAAGATCACTGATCTGAGAAGCATCAGTGCTAAAGGTCTGTGGTTCAATAGTGTTTATATGTTAATAGCATGAAAAAGATTAGTTCAGTTGAGATTTTTCgtcttttttgacagtttgtttACTTGTTAAACTTCTCTTGCTTTTCAGTGTTTGTATGATGTTATCATAGAATTCAAGATAATGATTGCTTTTATCCACAGAATATATTTTGTCAGAACTTTGGTAGCTTacgtttttctgtttctctgatcATCTCTGCAGGAGCCGAGCGTGTCATCACTCTGAAGATGGAGATCCCTGGCTCAATGCCGCCTCTCATCCAGGAGATGCTGGAGAACTCAGAAGGTCTGGAGTCTGGGGCAGCAGGCGGCCGGCCCAGTGGAGCCCCTCCAGGCAGCTGCAGCCCCAGTCTGTCCCCCAGCTCTGCCCAAAGCAGTCCAGCCACACAATCGCCGTAGTTGCGGCccacctttttatttttttcctcatgttgCTCTCTGCCTCCTCATTCTGAAGAGGAGGGGCGAAGGAGGTGGGCCTTGACCCTAACTGCTGAACACAGGAGACTGGCAGAGCCAACCTTCTCCTCTCCCTACAACACAAGTCCCCATCTCCTGATCTGCTTTCCCTCAGTCTAGAACACCGTCCAGACGTGAGGGGAGGTGAGGCCGGAGCGGGCCAGGGTAACAGGATGCCTCCAAGATACCACACCGTAAACACTGCTGATgactcttcctccttctccccccccactctcctctccactgCTGCTCCTCCCCTCTCCACCTCTCTGGGAAAGACTGATCGACGCAAACCTGGATGCAGTGGAGACCAGTTTTGAATGAAACTGAGAGTGGGTAGGGCACAGTGGAGCAAATATATGGACAATGAATACAGACTGACTTGAGACAAACACcagacacttttttttgttgtactcTGAGGCAGACTGCAACTTTGGGACTCGTCAAAAGACCCCACTCCTCAAAGACTTTGggtcttttctctttttccaatttcaaaaacagatttcGTACAAaagatatataaatatatagaaaaatTAAGGAACTATTGTGATTGACATGTCCAGAACAGAATGGCAGGTtgaaatgaggacattttttcTGAGCTGAGATTAGAAATTGTTGTACTCCTTCACCGTTTGAATCTTTTCATACCCATTGAGAGTATTGAGAGAGATGTTTCAGTTTCACATTTGTACATTATTCTAAttaacaaaaagcaaaagatgTTGAAATATCTCTCCGATGTAcacgtgcaaacacacacatacacatatacacacaaatacacacgcGCTCTCAAATGTGTACAGAAAACAAGTCGCAATGAATATCACCCACTATTCCAGGTtggatttgttttcctttttttttctttgttttttctttttcttccaagagaatggggaaaaaaataatgattgtATGAACTTGGTTGTATGATATGGTCACAGGTCCTTTCAAGAAATCAAATTAATGAAGATTCATTATTAAGGTGTATTTTAAGTAGCCTTTGAGTTTGTGTATATAAGCTGTATTCATTTCTTTAAAACTATGAAGAGTTTTAGGCTtcacctgattttttttttttttttttaa is part of the Acanthochromis polyacanthus isolate Apoly-LR-REF ecotype Palm Island chromosome 19, KAUST_Apoly_ChrSc, whole genome shotgun sequence genome and encodes:
- the raraa gene encoding retinoic acid receptor alpha-A isoform X2, producing the protein MAGKGNPVPGPHLNGFPMPTYSYFFPHMLGSLSPPALPGLPISGYSTPSPATIETQSTSSEEIVPSPPSPPPPPRVYKPCFVCQDKSSGYHYGVSACEGCKGFFRRSIQKNMVYTCHREKNCIINKVTRNRCQYCRLQKCLEVGMSKESVRNDRNKKKKDEKKQECTESYVLSPDTEQMIDRVRKAHQDTFPSLCQLGKYTTTNSSERRVSLDVDLWDKFSELSTKCIIKTVEFAKQLPGFTTLTIADQITLLKAACLDILILRICTRYTPEQDTMTFSDGLTLNRTQMHNAGFGPLTDLVFAFANQLLPLEMDDAETGLLSAICLLCGDRQDLEEADKVDILQEPLLEALKIYVRKRRPHKPHMFPKMLMKITDLRSISAKGAERVITLKMEIPGSMPPLIQEMLENSEGLESGAAGGRPSGAPPGSCSPSLSPSSAQSSPATQSP
- the raraa gene encoding retinoic acid receptor alpha-A isoform X1, translated to MMYESVDVVGLNPSPNPFLMMDYYNQSRGCLIPEKGLVPGAPHPYSTSIRNQHWNGSNHSIETQSTSSEEIVPSPPSPPPPPRVYKPCFVCQDKSSGYHYGVSACEGCKGFFRRSIQKNMVYTCHREKNCIINKVTRNRCQYCRLQKCLEVGMSKESVRNDRNKKKKDEKKQECTESYVLSPDTEQMIDRVRKAHQDTFPSLCQLGKYTTTNSSERRVSLDVDLWDKFSELSTKCIIKTVEFAKQLPGFTTLTIADQITLLKAACLDILILRICTRYTPEQDTMTFSDGLTLNRTQMHNAGFGPLTDLVFAFANQLLPLEMDDAETGLLSAICLLCGDRQDLEEADKVDILQEPLLEALKIYVRKRRPHKPHMFPKMLMKITDLRSISAKGAERVITLKMEIPGSMPPLIQEMLENSEGLESGAAGGRPSGAPPGSCSPSLSPSSAQSSPATQSP